From Pseudodesulfovibrio sp. S3, the proteins below share one genomic window:
- a CDS encoding sigma-54 dependent transcriptional regulator, whose translation MANILIIDDDLDVCETMESLITRLTHRCAAARTLDEGLRMVRSVEFDVVFLDVRLPDGNGLDILPDIMALPEPPEVIILTGKGDPDGAELAIKGGVWDYLLKPSSVREISLTLGRALKYHDEKRGRDASQNLNLTGVVGDSPNIKVSYNLLSQAARSNSNVLITGQTGTGKELFASTIHANSKRKSENFIVVDCAGLTESLLESTLYGHRKGAFTGAQADRIGLIKLADGGTLFLDEVGEMPLSMQKAFLRVLQERTFRPVGDTREQTSDFRLIAATNRDLSEMVEQSEFRSDLFYRLKTMHIHLPPLSQRTDDIRPLCIFRVRQLCQQYGMPPKTLGSDFFPVLETYDWPGNVRELFNMLERAVVTAGEEKTLYAMHLPRDLRIQVAKTQIKRMTGDATAPGPSDPMDTEPVRKLGQDIFEDIFDQELPTLRDFKGMAEKVYLGELIRQCNGDLAKILKASKLSRSHFYSLLKKYGLSL comes from the coding sequence GTGGCCAACATACTCATTATTGATGATGACCTGGACGTCTGCGAAACCATGGAAAGCCTGATAACACGGCTTACCCACCGTTGTGCCGCAGCCCGCACACTGGACGAAGGATTGCGCATGGTTCGCAGTGTGGAATTCGATGTCGTCTTCCTCGACGTCCGGCTCCCCGACGGCAACGGCCTGGACATCCTGCCCGATATCATGGCCCTGCCCGAACCGCCTGAGGTGATCATTCTCACAGGAAAAGGCGATCCCGACGGTGCTGAATTGGCCATCAAGGGCGGCGTCTGGGACTACCTGCTCAAGCCATCCAGTGTTCGAGAGATTTCGCTTACCCTGGGACGCGCCTTGAAATATCACGACGAGAAGCGGGGCCGGGATGCGTCCCAGAACCTCAACCTGACCGGCGTTGTGGGCGACAGCCCGAACATCAAGGTCAGTTACAACCTCTTGTCCCAAGCGGCCCGCTCGAATTCCAATGTGCTCATCACCGGCCAGACCGGCACGGGCAAGGAGTTGTTTGCGTCGACCATCCATGCAAATTCAAAAAGGAAATCCGAAAACTTCATCGTAGTCGACTGCGCCGGACTGACTGAATCCCTGCTGGAATCCACCCTCTACGGCCACCGCAAGGGCGCGTTCACGGGCGCACAGGCCGACCGCATCGGCCTGATCAAGCTGGCAGACGGCGGCACCCTGTTCCTCGACGAAGTAGGGGAAATGCCCCTCTCCATGCAAAAGGCGTTTCTGCGCGTCCTGCAGGAACGGACCTTCCGTCCAGTGGGCGACACTCGTGAACAAACCAGTGATTTCAGACTGATAGCAGCAACCAATCGAGACCTGAGCGAAATGGTGGAACAGAGTGAATTCCGCTCCGACCTGTTCTATCGCCTCAAGACCATGCACATCCACCTGCCTCCCCTGTCACAGCGCACAGACGACATTAGGCCGCTATGCATCTTCCGGGTGCGCCAGCTTTGCCAGCAATACGGGATGCCGCCCAAGACGCTTGGCTCGGACTTTTTCCCGGTGCTGGAAACCTATGACTGGCCAGGCAACGTCCGGGAACTGTTCAACATGCTTGAACGGGCCGTGGTCACTGCCGGTGAAGAAAAAACCCTCTACGCCATGCACCTGCCCCGAGATCTCAGAATCCAGGTGGCCAAGACCCAGATAAAACGCATGACCGGTGACGCCACGGCGCCCGGCCCGAGCGACCCCATGGACACCGAACCGGTCCGCAAACTCGGACAGGACATATTCGAGGACATATTCGACCAGGAACTGCCCACCCTGCGGGACTTCAAGGGAATGGCGGAAAAGGTCTATCTCGGAGAACTCATTCGCCAATGCAACGGCGACCTTGCTAAAATTCTCAAGGCATCCAAGCTGTCCCGTTCCCACTTTTACAGCCTGCTCAAGAAGTACGGCCTATCCCTGTAA
- a CDS encoding ABC transporter substrate binding protein, whose translation MRKQIWILLLLTCFCLLPAQAGAEKPKKTVFYLNSYHHGYRWSDAILEGVRSVLDQSQYKIDLQIEYMDAKRYNYEDVTGMLLRLYKEKYKHEHFDIIIVSDNDAFTFVSQYRDILFPGVPLVFCGVNDLEPHDLDQGNLTGVVERFDLASTLDVALRLHSDKQRMVVVSDSSTAGTAITQQIRDQVASYQKPLQVEYWIDFSLRSVLEKVESLPEDTFLFFIPYYQIINGRFLTAEEVMQTIYNRSSVPIYTAWGFLITHGAVGGKVLSGNLHGQQTANMALEILGGKSVDDIPVYREYTGEYVFDYNVMQRLKLTIDSLPEGSRILNAPKAFYELPKELFWTIMVSFALLLLVLVFLLLAMIERRKVERKIKDQLAFQQTLMDTVPQLVSWKDTNGQYLGTNRAFTEFFGLREWADPLSRSTSEVIRDPEYSAWAKSADKDVLNRQKAFRKVRRKLIDANGNPAWVEVNKVPINDRSGQIVGVLSTAENITKERNLEKQLLQSQKMEAIGTLAGGIAHDFNNILTSIINSTELAVSDLDPDSMTSKDLQRVLKAARRGGRVVKQILAFSRPSTEGFRATDVGGVITEALGFLESSMPRNIEIRSHIAPDLACVHADPTQIHQVAMNLFTNAFHALRGIGGVIGVRLEQALLGKDDADLFGLVPGEYVRLEVADNGPGIPPEIIDKIFEPFFSTKDKTEGTGLGLAVVHGIVRSHKGGLKVTQREGGGTSFTIYLPKGSEDLNDHATDINRNQLLDVRILFVEDDQDQLATTPRLLEAMGCRVTPLERPEDALNRLMETPDTFDLVITDYDMPGMSGTQLAQRLFTLKPSLPVILISGREDATTAAAGLPNIRQVVIKPYDKDDLSQAIYSVLIEKREGE comes from the coding sequence ATGCGCAAACAGATCTGGATACTGCTCCTGCTCACCTGCTTCTGCCTATTGCCTGCACAGGCCGGAGCGGAAAAACCCAAAAAAACCGTCTTCTACCTGAATTCGTATCACCACGGCTACCGGTGGTCAGATGCCATTTTGGAAGGTGTGCGTTCGGTTCTGGACCAGAGCCAGTACAAAATTGATCTGCAAATCGAGTACATGGACGCCAAGCGGTACAATTATGAAGACGTCACAGGCATGCTTCTCCGATTGTACAAGGAGAAATACAAGCACGAACATTTCGACATCATCATTGTTTCCGACAACGACGCCTTTACCTTCGTCAGCCAATACAGGGATATACTGTTCCCCGGAGTGCCCCTGGTCTTCTGCGGCGTGAACGATCTCGAACCCCATGATTTGGATCAGGGCAACCTGACCGGCGTGGTGGAGCGGTTCGACCTTGCCAGCACCTTGGACGTGGCTCTGCGCCTGCACTCGGACAAGCAGCGCATGGTGGTGGTGAGCGACTCGTCCACTGCGGGCACAGCCATCACGCAACAGATCAGGGACCAGGTTGCATCATACCAAAAACCTTTGCAGGTGGAATACTGGATCGATTTCTCCCTGCGCTCGGTCCTTGAGAAAGTGGAGTCCCTGCCCGAAGACACGTTTCTGTTCTTCATCCCTTATTATCAAATCATCAACGGCCGCTTCCTGACAGCGGAAGAGGTCATGCAGACCATTTACAACCGCTCCAGCGTACCGATTTACACTGCCTGGGGATTCCTGATCACCCACGGCGCAGTGGGTGGCAAGGTTCTGTCAGGGAACCTGCATGGACAGCAGACCGCCAACATGGCCCTTGAGATACTGGGCGGAAAAAGCGTGGACGACATACCGGTCTATCGGGAGTACACAGGAGAATACGTCTTTGATTACAACGTGATGCAAAGACTCAAGCTGACTATCGACTCGCTGCCGGAGGGAAGCCGCATCCTCAACGCGCCCAAGGCCTTCTATGAGCTTCCCAAGGAACTGTTCTGGACGATCATGGTCAGCTTCGCCCTGCTGCTGCTCGTTCTTGTTTTCCTGCTCCTGGCCATGATCGAACGAAGGAAGGTGGAACGCAAGATCAAGGATCAGCTGGCATTCCAACAAACCCTCATGGATACCGTTCCCCAACTCGTTTCCTGGAAAGACACCAACGGCCAATATCTTGGAACCAACCGCGCTTTTACCGAATTTTTCGGACTCCGGGAATGGGCCGATCCACTGAGCAGGTCCACCAGCGAAGTCATCCGCGATCCCGAGTACTCGGCCTGGGCCAAGAGTGCCGACAAGGACGTGCTCAACAGGCAAAAGGCTTTTCGCAAGGTCCGGCGCAAATTGATAGATGCCAACGGGAACCCGGCCTGGGTCGAAGTCAACAAAGTACCCATCAACGACCGATCCGGCCAGATCGTGGGCGTGCTCAGCACGGCTGAAAACATCACCAAGGAACGCAACCTGGAAAAGCAGCTTTTGCAATCCCAAAAGATGGAGGCCATCGGCACCTTGGCTGGAGGTATTGCCCATGATTTCAACAACATCCTTACCTCCATCATCAACTCAACAGAATTGGCCGTCAGCGATCTGGACCCGGATTCGATGACCTCCAAGGATTTGCAAAGGGTGCTCAAGGCGGCCCGACGGGGCGGACGCGTGGTCAAACAGATTCTCGCCTTCAGCCGTCCCTCCACCGAAGGATTCCGCGCCACCGATGTGGGCGGGGTCATCACCGAAGCCCTGGGATTTCTGGAATCCTCCATGCCCAGAAATATCGAAATACGCTCCCATATAGCACCTGACTTGGCCTGCGTTCATGCGGACCCGACCCAGATTCACCAAGTAGCCATGAACCTGTTCACAAACGCCTTTCACGCCCTGCGCGGCATCGGCGGCGTCATCGGGGTACGCTTGGAACAGGCCCTCTTGGGCAAGGACGACGCCGACCTGTTCGGGCTGGTACCTGGCGAATACGTCAGGCTGGAAGTCGCTGACAACGGACCGGGCATACCTCCTGAAATCATAGATAAAATATTCGAACCATTCTTCTCCACCAAAGACAAGACCGAGGGAACGGGACTGGGCCTGGCCGTGGTTCACGGCATCGTCAGGAGCCACAAGGGTGGCCTGAAGGTCACTCAGCGTGAAGGCGGCGGTACTTCCTTTACCATCTACCTGCCCAAGGGAAGCGAGGATTTGAACGACCATGCCACGGACATCAATCGTAACCAGTTGCTGGACGTTCGCATCCTGTTCGTGGAAGATGACCAGGATCAGCTCGCCACCACGCCGCGCCTGCTCGAGGCCATGGGATGCAGGGTCACGCCCCTGGAACGGCCCGAGGATGCACTCAACCGACTGATGGAAACACCCGATACCTTCGATCTGGTCATCACGGATTACGACATGCCCGGCATGAGCGGGACTCAACTGGCGCAACGACTGTTCACCTTGAAACCGTCCCTGCCCGTCATCCTGATTTCCGGACGAGAAGACGCGACCACCGCAGCCGCGGGCTTGCCGAACATCCGGCAGGTGGTTATCAAGCCCTACGACAAGGACGATCTTTCCCAAGCCATTTACAGTGTGCTGATCGAAAAGCGAGAAGGGGAATAG
- a CDS encoding Dabb family protein — protein sequence MVRHIVMWTLKEEAEGKTAAENGARMKEILEALAGRIQGLRHIEVSVDIVEADPECHVVLCSEHDDVDALNQYQGHPEHQACVSFVKKVAASRKAVDYVI from the coding sequence GTGGTCAGACATATAGTCATGTGGACGTTGAAAGAGGAAGCGGAAGGCAAAACGGCAGCGGAAAACGGTGCCCGGATGAAAGAAATCCTGGAAGCTCTTGCGGGGCGTATTCAGGGGCTCAGACATATCGAGGTCAGCGTTGATATCGTGGAGGCTGATCCTGAATGCCATGTAGTGCTTTGTTCCGAGCATGATGACGTGGACGCTTTGAATCAGTATCAGGGGCATCCCGAACACCAGGCCTGTGTCAGCTTCGTGAAGAAGGTGGCTGCCAGCCGGAAGGCTGTTGATTACGTGATCTAA